The Peromyscus leucopus breed LL Stock chromosome 4, UCI_PerLeu_2.1, whole genome shotgun sequence genome segment CTCCTGCTAGCCAGGTCTGTGGCTGGGTGAAGTGTTTGAGGAGTGCACTGTGTCCTGGTGGTCCTAGTGCAAGCGTGCACACCTGCAAAGAGATACACTAGAGTGAACATGGCCATACGTGAGACGTGCTCTTTGCATAGATTATAAGCCAGGTGCCATCTCTGTGCCAGTTAAGTGCCTGGTGAGGAGTGGGCAGAGCAGGTTGCAAGTGGGGGTAATGCCACTGGCGTAGTTTGTGACTGAGCACAcagtgcagagagagagcatgcatgcCTTCTGACTGGCTGTCCTGAGGGAGGGACCGTGCTTGCTTTATGTATCCCCGTATTGGGGCAGAAAGCCAAGTAAGGTTTTACACACCAAGATAAATGAGAAAGGGTAGAGTCTTAAGACGTTTATTTAGAAGGCTCAACTTTGACAAACATCTCCGAATTTGCATAGCCACACAGACTTGAACTGCTACGTAGGCAAGTATGTTCCAGCTGTCCACACCATGTGTACTGAGGTGGAACATGTGATAGACCACTGCAACCTGGTAGAAAGGAGGTCCCGATGCTCCACCATTGGGCAGATGCTCTTTCCCACACGATTAAGTTTGGGATCAACCCAGGCAACTTAGATGGAGGGTTTTACTTAAGGTGTTTAGGACACAACACGCCTATATACAAGACCAGTGTGGGTGCTAACCACAATGCAGTAATGTATAGCAAGCAGTTGGTCACTAAAACTCTTGGTTTTGAAATGCCACCCCAGCTCTGGCCCCTTTTCACATGTCACTGCAGTGAACTGACAGATCGGAGACCCTCCAGGGAGAGAGTCCCCTCTTTACCCTGGACCTGACCCATTCTGTGTCAGGCAAGCAGCTTACAGGAGCTGGGGACATCTCACTGTCTTCTCTTTTTGTCTGGAAGCATTGCCAGGGCCTCGGCAGTGTGCCATTGATAGAGGGCTGGGTGATATTCTTGGGTGTTGAGTTTTATATCACAGATTGATCTTCACAGCCATCAAGGACCTCCCTGGAATTACATGATTGAGCAAAACTTAGACTGGCCAGTGTCCTTAGAGACCCCAAGCTGGTTTTTGTCTCGGACTAAGATGGCCTCATTTCCATACTGGGAGTACCACATGCTGCGGCTCCTGCTCAGGTATGTACCAGGTGGTACAGACTCCaacttctgctgctgctgttgccaaATCAGCAAGGAAGTGTCCCTGTACCGGAGGCGGGCATAGCGTTCTGACAGGGCCTTCTCTGCCAGCGGGACCCGACCGCTCATCCCCCAGCCCCAAGCTCCTGCACACCTGGCTTTCCTAGGTCAGAAGCAGCTGGCTGCTTTGGGCTGTTAACTAGTTGGCCAACAGCCTTGATGGCTGTTGGGTTAAGGAGTCCTCGTTCAACTTAATAGTGGAAGTAGGCAACTCAGACCTTCCATGGACAAGATCTCAGGAGGGCAGGGGAAGCCAAGACACCTCTGACCCTGTTCAGAAGCCATGTGAGAGCCATTCCAGACAGAAAGTGGGTCAGATTGGCGCTGTGGTCCAAGCTCTGTACAGTAGAGTTGTATAGCGTTGATGGAAACCCCACACCACTCTTGGCGGCCTGTTAGGTGTCCACTGCCTCTGCGATGCTTCTGAGCTCAAGGAGATGTATCCAGGGTCCCGAGAGAACGAGCATTGTAAAGTCTGAAGCAGGGGCTGACCTGTCCACACCACTCGAAACGCAGTTGGAATCTGTACTTAGAGCTGGTTCAGGTCCTTTTCTAGCCAGTCTTCCTCTCTTACCAAGGGTGACACTGCAAAGGGAAGAAACTGTCAGGCATCGGGAGCAGGCCCATCACGGTACTCTTCATCAAGAGCAGCATCGATGGGCCAGCGTTCAGTGAAGCTACTCACAGATGTGGCCAGCTGAGCTGGGTAGAAGGGTGAGGCGTGTGGGCCAATCGCAGGTCCCTTAATAACCCACGGATGGTTAGTGGTGCCAGGGTTTCCGCGGGTGCGAGAAGCGTCCCTCAACTATGGAGCTGAGatcctgggaggagggaggatgccAGCCCCACGTCCTGCGCCCCCCTGCTTCTGGCAAAAGTATCGCTTGCCCGGCCCTGTCCAGACGCTCCAGCGGAGCAGCCTTCTAGACCGGAGCTCGCGGACACGCGTGGCCCAGGTGACGCAGATGCTCCAGGTCCCGGGCAGGGCCAGGAGG includes the following:
- the Brd3os gene encoding putative uncharacterized protein BRD3OS, which gives rise to MSGRVPLAEKALSERYARLRYRDTSLLIWQQQQQKLESVPPGTYLSRSRSMWYSQYGNEAILVRDKNQLGVSKDTGQSKFCSIM